TCCACCGCCATCTTAACGGACAGCCGTGTTTATTATACATTTATCGGCATGACCCCGATGATTAGTATTGTCGCTGTCTCCGCGGTTTACCGCGGTTATTTCCAAGGCAGACAGAACATGATTCCTTCTGCCCTCTCTTCTGTGCTGGAGACGGTCATCCGCATATTTTTCATGCTTTGGTTCTCATGGCTGCTGCTTCCTAAGGGGATAGCCTTTGCGGCGGCTGGGGCAATGCTCGGTGTAACCGTGGGCGAGATTGCCGGGATGCTTGTGCTGTTATGGCAATACTTTTCTATAATAAAGCGAGATAAAAAAAAGGAACCTGTCTACTCGGAGGAGTTATCAAAGAAAAACACCCTGGAGTATAAGGGTTCAGGTTCTGTGCTGTACCGGATGCTAGGCATTTCAGTTCCAGTAACAGCTGGAAGACTGGTTGGATCGTTCTCCTATTTATTGGAGTCCATCATTACCGCCCGCAGTCTTGCACTTGCCGGCATTGCAACAGCTGCTGCTACAGCACAATATGGATCACTACAAGGGATGGTTATTCCCCTTCTTCTACTTCCTGGAGTATTAAGTTCATCTCTCGCAGTCTCACTTGTGCCGTCTCTCTCTGAAGCTGCCGCACAGCATGACCTGCCGACTATCCATAAAAGAATGCATCAGGCGCTAAGGCTTGCGCTTGTAACGGGAGCCCCTTTTGCTGTTTTGATGTATATTTTAGCCGACCCGCTTTGCAGTTTGTTATATGGTAATGCCGATACCGCCCCCATGCTCCGTATGATGGCACCGTTCGCATTGTTTTTGTATGTTCAAGCTCCGTTGCAGGCTGCACTACAGGCTCTGAATCGTCCGGGAAGGGCACTGTTAAACACCTTGGTTGGCGCTATAATCAAAATCATTCTCATACTCGTACTCGCATCAAGGCCGGAATATGGAATTTATGGTGCCATAATTGCCATCATTGTGAATAGTATTCTCGTCACCTTGCTGCACGGTTACAGTGTGATTTCTTTGATCTCTTTCAGTCTGAGATTATCCGACATAGTTAAAACAGGTGTAGCCATGATTATTATGGGAGCAGGACAGCGCTATGTTTACACATCTATTCCAATTTCCCATACTCATTGGATTCAATTTTTATTTGCCGCTTCAATCGGGGTTATTATTTATCTGGGGATCGCTTATATAAGTGGACTTATTTCTTTACGTGATCTGAACCGTCTGCCTCCTTTTAACCGTAAACGCTAAGTTAATCAGAATGGATGGGGTCAACGTATACCGTACCTTTATGATCTATAGAGCACAAGAACACATCGCGGAAATCCCTGACCCCTTTTTCGCGGATTTGGCTTCTTAGCCAGAATCGATCTTTACCAAGCTTCTCAAGGTTGGCTATTTGGACCTTGCCGTCCATAATCAACGGTACCGGTAGACCCTCGTATCGGATTTGTTTATGGAGCGGTTTGACCTTACCTTCACTGGCGTTATTCTCCGATCCATTATGATCTCCGTTATCACTTTGATCTGCCGAATCAGTGGATTCATCTTTATACTTTTCAATAACGGTCAATTGTCCACTTGTCTCTAATATGGCAAACTCTACTTCTGCCGGGCTGTTAATATTGTGTCCGCGCAGTTGCAGCAGCAGGTCATCCATATTATATCTTTGCTTACGCATCTCTTTACGGTGCAGCTTGCCATCCGAGATGATTACACTTGGTTTACCATCGACTAAGAGCCTAAGTTTTCTACTCTTAAGACTTAGGCGGGCAATAAATACCTGAATAAACACCAATGTAGCCATAGGGACAACACCATCATAAAAAGGTCGTTCAATATCCTCGATAACAAACACGGCAATTTCAGCAATCATTATAGAGATCGAAAGATCAAAGACAGACAGCTTCCCTACTTCACGCTTTCCCATAATTCGCATGCTTAGGAAAATGAAGAAATACATCAGCAATGTCACAAGTACAGTTGTGCTAATATGCATGAACATATTGCTTCCTCCTCTGTCTGAACCCTCCCTGATAAGCATCAGCGGATAGAATAATGTAACCCTAGTCTGACCGACCTGCACAGGGAACATTCGGAAGAGGTCATATTAATTACTGGTAAAACTACATGATCCTGTCTTGTACTATTGGGGCAAGCCATCCCATAGAATGAATAATAACTGTTGTATATAAAAAGGAGGTTGTACCATGTATCTAATGCGGCGCCTGTTCTCTTGGAGAATTACCAATCCTGTCTTATCTGGCATATGCCGATCATTCCTTTGGATGCTGTTAGGGGCTTTTGTGCTTTCCCTGCTATTATGGGGTAGTGGGCTTCAGGAGAGAGATCTTTCTATGTACACCTACATTGTTCATGGCATGGCTGTTCTGCTCGGAGGCTTAACAGCAGGACAAAGAGCTGGGCGCAAGGGATGGTATCAGGGAGGTATGACCGGTGGGTTCTATGGAATCATTATTCTCATGGTCGGATTTCTTGCCCTCGATAGTGCGCTGACCGGTTCCGATTTACTCTGGATACTGGCAGCAGCAGCCATAGGGGCAATTGGCGGAATGTTTGGTGTAAACCTACAAAAATCATAAAATTTTAAAAAATCGAAACTGTCTCCTCTAAAATATGATAAACTATTTTCATCTTATTTTATCAGAATCAAGGAGGCTTCGATTGCTTTGTTTTACCAATCCATGAATCATGTTTCTCTCTACACAGCTTTGTTTGTAGTGGTGTTAATTTGGATCTCCACGCGACGCAACCCTTTTTTAGCACTAGTTGAAATTGGGAAGGAAATGTTACGGTCTTATAAATTCCTATTATTGATCGTTGCAATGGCCGGTGTGCTCGCCCTGAATAAATATGAACTTCAGATTGAGAATAACATGCATCTCACTTCTGACTTCACAGGATTTATTTTCGGATTGGAAGGACATTTTGTTGAAGGTTTTCAACATCTCTTCTACACCCCTTGGCTTACACCAATCATTGTCTTTTTCTATATCTTCATGCTTCAATCCGTATTGGCTGCATCCATTGGAGTGTATTTGCTAGACAAGAATCGGTTGATGCTGTATGCAACCTGTTATGCCATCATTATAAACTACGCTCTGGCGATCCCGTTTTATCTTTATTTTCCGGTAAATGAGGTTTGGTCTTATGCACCGGCAGGTGTTAGATTTGTAATGCTGGATATCTTTCCTAAGTTTGAAGAGGAATACAGGCCATTATCCGGACTTAATAACTGTTTCCCAAGTCTACATACGTCAATATCTGTCACGATGGCCCTTTTGGCCTTTAGGTCAGGCAATCGGCGGTGGATGGTTATTACAAGTATCTCGGCGCTTATGATAGTATTTGGTATCTTTTATCTGGGTATCCATTGGTTAACTGATATGTTCGGAGGCACGTTGCTTGCTGTTCTATCTTCCAGCCTGGGGATTCAGTTCTCCAGACTGACTCTAAGAAACACGGAAAACGTTCTTGCCGTAAGAAGTAGAACCTCCAACTAAAACAAGAATGATTAAAGAAAGAGCCTAATATTCGGAATTCACCTCAACAATTTATGGGGACCGAATATTAGGCTCTTTTTCTAGTTAGGTTACACGATTAGCTGCAAAAAGGTTTCTAAGCTCCTTTGTTCCTTTTCGGTAGCCGGAATACGCTTCGTCATTACGCTTAAGTTTGGCCTCTATGCTTAAAAAGCAGGCTGTCCACCGCAGCATCAGGTATCTGAATAAATTAACTTTATTTCTGGTTTTGAGCAGGTGAAAATGATTGATTATTTTGGTATAAGATACAAACTCTGCTTTGTCCCTAGAAGTTGGCGAACCATGATGCAGTAACTTAAGATCCGGATTAACATACATGCTGCCATGATTTCCCGCTAAATATGAAATGTACAAATCCTCACCCAGACTATATCCTTTTAGCCACTCCACATCCTTGATATCGGACAGGTACTTTTTGCGATAGCACATGTTGCATCCGTGTAAAAATTCCGTTTTAAAAACATTACTGTGCTTGTTCCACATATTCATAGCTGATGCGAACCCGCTCCAGGAAAGCTTACCCGGGGAGAAATGACTGCGCCCGCTTAACAGCATCAAGAGCCTGCCCTTTGGTGTACATACAAAACCTTGATCTGCACCGCTTATGCCTACAGCATCCGGATAATTTGAAAGTGTCTTCTTAAGAGTTAGAAAATAGTCCTGTTCCAACTCAACATCATCATCTAAGAATAGCAGATTTTCATATTTGCTGAATTCAACAGATTTTATTCTGGATTTAATTAATCCGGATTCCGATTCTTTTTTAGGAAGGTACCTAAGGTCCATATTATTGGATATTAATAAATCCCCGGCGTTTTGGAGCCAATCCTTACTCGTTTCACCATCATCTATGATAATGATTTCAATCTGATCATTATTTATACTCTTTTGTTTGGAAATGGACTCTATGCATTTCCACAGATCCTCATGCCTATTTCTTGTACATATCGCAACAGACATCTTAAAAGTGGTAATCATTAGATTCACCTTCCTTATTTTTGCAACTATATAAATATTACACTTTATGGAAAAAGCGGCGTCTTCTCTCTAAATAAGAGATACAGACGCCGCTTTTTCTTTTTTCATAATAACTTAAAAGTTCACTACTCTTTGTCTACTGTATCTGTGTTGATAGAGTGACTAATTGAGCCGCGATCAAAAGTTAGTTTGGTCACATCATTTACTCGAAGAACCACGATATCATCTGAAATTTCCATGATGTTCCCGTGAAGGCCGCCAATGGTAACCACCTTATCACCCTTCTTCAAAGCTTTAAGCATACCGTTACGGGCCTTAGTTTTCTTCTGTTGCGGACGAATCAGCAAGAAGTAGAAAACCACAAACATAAGTACAAATGGACCTACAAGCGTTAGAATGCTGCTCCCAGACTGGGCTGCTGCTGCATATTGAAACATATTTCTCCCCCCTCTCAATAGCAATAAAACACAATAAAACACGATTCAATACTTAGAAGCCTTTAAGATTATCGTATAAGCCGTATTTTGCAAAAAACTCATCGCGAAAATCAAGCAGCCGATCTTCCATGATGGCTTCACGCACTTTACGCATAAGCTCCAACAGGAAGTGCAAGTTATGGTATGTCGTCAATCGTAGTCCGAATGTTTCGTCGGCTTTGATTAAATGGCGCAAATAAGCGCGGGAATAATTCCGGCAAGTATAACAGTTACACTCCGGATCTAGCGGCCCGAAATCACGGGCGTACTGAGCGTTGCGTACAACGAGTCTTCCCTGACTGGTCATAGTCGTTCCGTTTCGGGCAATACGGGTAGGCAGTACACAATCAAACATATCTACTCCCCGAATCGAACCTTCAAGCAGCGCATCAGGTGAACCCACACCCATTAAATAGCGTGGTTTATTCTGAGGCAACAGTGGAACCGTATAATCCAGCACTTCATACATTAGCTGCTTGGACTCTCCGACGCTGAGCCCACCAATAGCATACCCCGGGAAATCCATGGAAGTCAAATCAGCCGCACTCTGGCGGCGTAAATCCTCATGCATGCCTCCCTGTACAATGGCGAACAGCCCCTGATCTTCAGGACGGGCATGACTCTTCAGGCAACGTTCTGCCCAGCGCGAGGTCCGCTCTAAAGACTTTTTAATGTAATCATATTCCGCAGGGAAAGGAGGACACTCGTCAAAGGCCATCATAATGTCAGAACCAAGCGCATTCTGAATTTCCATCGCTACTTCTGGTGAGAGGAACTTCTTATCACCGTTGAGATGGGAACGGAAGTGTACACCTTCCTCTGTAATTTTGCG
Above is a window of Paenibacillus wynnii DNA encoding:
- the spoVB gene encoding stage V sporulation protein B; this encodes MNKQSFIQGTLILLAAGILNRLLGFIPRIALPRIIGAEGVGLYQLGYPFFIVLITLITGGIPLAIAKMVAEAEGEHRPDRSRQILRTGLALSLGLGVVFTALALLGASWVSTAILTDSRVYYTFIGMTPMISIVAVSAVYRGYFQGRQNMIPSALSSVLETVIRIFFMLWFSWLLLPKGIAFAAAGAMLGVTVGEIAGMLVLLWQYFSIIKRDKKKEPVYSEELSKKNTLEYKGSGSVLYRMLGISVPVTAGRLVGSFSYLLESIITARSLALAGIATAAATAQYGSLQGMVIPLLLLPGVLSSSLAVSLVPSLSEAAAQHDLPTIHKRMHQALRLALVTGAPFAVLMYILADPLCSLLYGNADTAPMLRMMAPFALFLYVQAPLQAALQALNRPGRALLNTLVGAIIKIILILVLASRPEYGIYGAIIAIIVNSILVTLLHGYSVISLISFSLRLSDIVKTGVAMIIMGAGQRYVYTSIPISHTHWIQFLFAASIGVIIYLGIAYISGLISLRDLNRLPPFNRKR
- a CDS encoding DUF421 domain-containing protein, which produces MFMHISTTVLVTLLMYFFIFLSMRIMGKREVGKLSVFDLSISIMIAEIAVFVIEDIERPFYDGVVPMATLVFIQVFIARLSLKSRKLRLLVDGKPSVIISDGKLHRKEMRKQRYNMDDLLLQLRGHNINSPAEVEFAILETSGQLTVIEKYKDESTDSADQSDNGDHNGSENNASEGKVKPLHKQIRYEGLPVPLIMDGKVQIANLEKLGKDRFWLRSQIREKGVRDFRDVFLCSIDHKGTVYVDPIHSD
- a CDS encoding TIGR04086 family membrane protein, with product MYLMRRLFSWRITNPVLSGICRSFLWMLLGAFVLSLLLWGSGLQERDLSMYTYIVHGMAVLLGGLTAGQRAGRKGWYQGGMTGGFYGIIILMVGFLALDSALTGSDLLWILAAAAIGAIGGMFGVNLQKS
- a CDS encoding phosphatase PAP2 family protein — protein: MFYQSMNHVSLYTALFVVVLIWISTRRNPFLALVEIGKEMLRSYKFLLLIVAMAGVLALNKYELQIENNMHLTSDFTGFIFGLEGHFVEGFQHLFYTPWLTPIIVFFYIFMLQSVLAASIGVYLLDKNRLMLYATCYAIIINYALAIPFYLYFPVNEVWSYAPAGVRFVMLDIFPKFEEEYRPLSGLNNCFPSLHTSISVTMALLAFRSGNRRWMVITSISALMIVFGIFYLGIHWLTDMFGGTLLAVLSSSLGIQFSRLTLRNTENVLAVRSRTSN
- a CDS encoding glycosyltransferase family 2 protein, which produces MITTFKMSVAICTRNRHEDLWKCIESISKQKSINNDQIEIIIIDDGETSKDWLQNAGDLLISNNMDLRYLPKKESESGLIKSRIKSVEFSKYENLLFLDDDVELEQDYFLTLKKTLSNYPDAVGISGADQGFVCTPKGRLLMLLSGRSHFSPGKLSWSGFASAMNMWNKHSNVFKTEFLHGCNMCYRKKYLSDIKDVEWLKGYSLGEDLYISYLAGNHGSMYVNPDLKLLHHGSPTSRDKAEFVSYTKIINHFHLLKTRNKVNLFRYLMLRWTACFLSIEAKLKRNDEAYSGYRKGTKELRNLFAANRVT
- the yajC gene encoding preprotein translocase subunit YajC, giving the protein MFQYAAAAQSGSSILTLVGPFVLMFVVFYFLLIRPQQKKTKARNGMLKALKKGDKVVTIGGLHGNIMEISDDIVVLRVNDVTKLTFDRGSISHSINTDTVDKE
- the tgt gene encoding tRNA guanosine(34) transglycosylase Tgt; the protein is MAAITYEHIKTCNQSGARLGRVHTPHGVIDTPTFMPVGTLATVKTMSPEELKEMDAHIILSNTYHLFLRPGHDIIRDAGGLHKFMNWDRPILTDSGGFQVFSLSDMRKITEEGVHFRSHLNGDKKFLSPEVAMEIQNALGSDIMMAFDECPPFPAEYDYIKKSLERTSRWAERCLKSHARPEDQGLFAIVQGGMHEDLRRQSAADLTSMDFPGYAIGGLSVGESKQLMYEVLDYTVPLLPQNKPRYLMGVGSPDALLEGSIRGVDMFDCVLPTRIARNGTTMTSQGRLVVRNAQYARDFGPLDPECNCYTCRNYSRAYLRHLIKADETFGLRLTTYHNLHFLLELMRKVREAIMEDRLLDFRDEFFAKYGLYDNLKGF